The genomic region GGCGCTCCTGCGGTGGGGCTGCTCATCCTCAGGATGCGCAGCGGTGCTGCTCGTGTCCCACGTCCCCAGCCCTCGAGGTGACATCCCGAAATCCAGGCGGGCACGGGCAGTGCCTCCCCAGGGCGGGCAGTTTCCCCACGGGGCGCTGCCAGCCCGTGAGTTTGGGGATATTTCCGGAGCCCCCCAGCTCGCTCGGCCGCACCCCGGAGCTCCTGGTGGCCCTGAGCAGGGACGGCCCCtcggggtggctgctgctgctgccccagaggGAGCTTCCAGCCCGTCCCAGCCGCGCTCACGGCTCAtcgggaggggctggaggggctgcagcagcccccgGGTACAGCCCACGGGAACCCGGGCACTGCCccgtcctgccctgccctgccctgcccggctgcccctcctctgccccagcccaggagcCAACCCCGCCCGTGGTCCCGGGTTATCCCGGCCTTGCTGcgcacagagctgggctgaaaACGCGGGTAATTGGGGACAGGAAGAACTCTATTTCAAGAACAAACTGAATTCACCGCCGGGGTGGgctcagggcaggagcaggacacgGCAGCGCCGGGCACCGGGACTGCCTTTGGCACCACAGCCACGGCCCCAGCAGGGAATGGTTGCCAGAACGGGATCAGCTCGTCCCGCTGCTCAGGCTTTCTCTCCCTTCAGGAACTgcaggagctccagcagcaggttcaGGAATTTCCCCAGGATCTGTAGTTGGAATGAAACGGCCGTGAAATCCTCCGATTCCTCCGGATTCTCCAGGTCACTCAAGTCGTAGTCCggctctggctctgctggaggAGGGGCCGGGGTTGGGATGGGCTCTGGAGGAGGAAGATCTGCTTCTGGTGGGAGCAATCCCATCTGGACCTGGATCCAGGTGTGGAAGTGCTGGGTGGAGGTGAAGATCCCAGGTCGCTTGGCCCCGGCACAGCCTCTGCCCCAGCTGGCCAATCCCACGAGCCAGAAGTAGTCACCGACGTTGTCCTTGCAGACCAGGGGacccccgctgtccccctgtGCCGGGAGAGAGGGgtcaggggctgctccaggctcacAGCCACACCTCAGGgctactgggagcactgggtgggctgtgtgggcacagcgccaggccctggggacaaggggacactgggacagggaTCCATGGACGTGGAAGGGCAGGAATAGGATGGGATACACAAGAGGAACCCGtggatggggaagggaaggggcacaggaagggaagggaggggatacaggacagggtgggcgatgtcaggggctcaggggtccctgtgctgggtttggggcttggATGGGGCCGTGTTTGGGGCTCaggggtccctgtgctgggtttggggcttggATGGGGCCGTGTTTGGGGCTCaggggtccctgtgctgggtttgggggttggATGGGGCCGTGTTTGGGGCTCaggggtccctgtgctgggtttggggcttggATGGGGCCGTGTTTGGGGCTCaggggtccctgtgctgggtttgggggttggATGGGGCCGTGTTTGGGGCTCaggggtccctgtgctgggtttggggcttggATGGGGCCGTGTTTGGGGCTCaggggtccctgtgctgggtttgggggttggATGGGGCCGTGTTTGGGGCTCaggggtccctgtgctgggtttggggcttggATGGGGCCGTGTTTGGGGCTCaggggtccctgtgctgggtttggggcttggATGGGGCCGTGTTTGGGGCTCgggggtccctgtgctgggtttgggggttggATGGGGCCGTGTTTGGGGCTCgggggtccctgtgcccctgggcCCACGCTCGCACCTGGCAGGTGTCGATGCCGCCCCGCGGGTACCCCGCGCACAGGTCCTGGGGGTGCAGGGCCCCCCCGTACCAGCGGCTGCTGTTGCACAGCTGGGCGTCCATCAGCCGGACCTTGGCCTCCTGCAGCGCCAGGCGCGGGCCGGGAGCTGCGGGCACAGCGGGCGCTGAGCACCCGGCACCTCCCCGGGCCGAGCCCCTCGCCCAGGGCCCGGCCGTGCCCCTGTtcctctgtgtccctgcccggGGCTCCGGGGCACGGCCCAGGCCCGGCTCTGCCCGGCCACAGCTCCTGCGGCTTTGGCCTCTGCCCTGGGCCAGCCCGACCGTGTCCCTGTGCACCCAACTCAGCACTGACCGCTGCCCGGGGCGGCTCTCCAGCCCGCGATGTAGCAGGTTTTCAGCTcgggcactgccagggagctgTCGGGCACACAGGCCAGCTGGATGTAGTCGCTGCACTCCACGGGCTgcgccagctccagcagggcgATGTTGTTCCTGGCCGCGGTGGCCACGTAGTGCTGGTGCACCAGGAGCCTCCGGATGTGGCGCAGCTCGACCTCGGGGCCCGGCTGGGTGAGATCCGTGGCCCCGATCACCACCTCCCACCTGGAGATGTTCCTGGAGAGCAGGGGGAGAAAGGATTTGATGGAGCCGGGCCACGGGATGTGGCAGCCCCGTTCCCTTCCCTCACTGGGCAcctggcacctggggacagccccggcCCTGCTCCTCCTTACCCAGGCCTGAAGAAGCAGTGGGCCACCGTGAGGACCCACTGGGGGTGGATGAGGGCCCCCGAGCACATGTGCCACGTGCCGTTCTCCAGCGTGGCCTGGATGCTGACGATGCCGGGCCAGGCTCCCGGATGGACCCTTGTGCCATCCACGTCCTGCGCGGTGTCATCGGAAGAACCCAAGGGTTCGTAGTTGGCATTCAGGGAATCGTAGTCAGGAACCAGCGAGCTGTGGTCAGACGCCATGGGCCGGAGCCCGCAGGTGCCTCTGGAAGCACAAAGccatccctgggcacagcagggccagggagcccCGAGGGGCTCGTCTGtcaccaggctgtgccagggaagccCCGGGTGTCCCCGAGccccctggcagcccctggggcCGCTCACCTGCAGGTGTCCCAGGTGCCCCccgcgggcccggccaggcccagCAGGacgagcagccccagcagagccatcGGTGCCAGCGCAGCAGGCGGCAGAGCCGGAGCAGAGGTggcacctgcagccccagggccccGCGGtgcccccgggccgggctgaTGTCACAGAGGGGCAGCCCGGGGCCGCGGAACCTTGGAATGGTTCGGGCTGCGAGGGACCTTAACGAGCGCCCGGTGCCACCCGTGCCATGGCAGGGCCACCTCCCGCTGTCCCAGCGCGCTCCGAGCTGGCCccggacacttccagggatgggccagcCCGATCTTccctgggtttggggcttttccaGCGGGAGGGAGGGATTGGATCAGGGAAGAGCAGCCatggagaggctgcagcacgGGGGATTTGTGTCCCTTTGGGGCCGATCCAGCGTCACCGCCGCTCCCTGATCCCGCAGCAAGGCCCTGCCGTTCCCTGGGATCGGGCACAGCCGGGAttgccccctccccccccgtcGTGGCCTGGGGGCGGTTCTGGGCGGGCATCCCGCGGCTGCAGGTGGCAGATGGCTCCGGGATGTCCCCGTGCCGCCGCTGCCACCCCGCAGGCgccagctggagctgtccccGAGCGTGTTCCCGACGTCGTTTCCCACAGACAGCGTCTGCTCCGCTCCATCTGCGGCTCAGATGGTGCCAGGGGGTGGCACGAGAAGGGGGAGGATGCCCGGGAGACACcgggagggaggcaggaattGTCCCAGGATCGCGGGAGGCTCAAGCCCGAGGTCACctggggcagttccaggggcAGCTCGGCCTGGAGCACGACCGGAATTTCGAATATTCCCAAAGGTTTTGAGTATCCCACAATTTCTGTGCCCGTGCTCAGATATCCCGACAACAAAAGTGATTCCTTGCGTTCCTGGTGGCGTTTTgtgctggttttcttttaatttctgctgtcACTGGGCACAAATTGGTGGAAGATTGGTGGATTCTCTCCAGCATTCCCATGTTTTCCTTGCCCAGGGAAACCTGGAATAGGCGCAGCATTCCCGGTGCTGGGCACAGGAGGGatcacagcccaggctgccttTGGCTCGTGCCGGGATTTTGGTGGCAGCCAGAATTCCCAGATCCTTTTGGGAAGAGCCGCTTCCCGGGCGGACAATTCCTGGTGCCGTGAGGTTATTCCTGCCCGGGTGCAGGGCTTGGCATTCCCTGAATTCCCGAGCTTCCAGCTCCGGTGTCCGCTCTAGGTGGCAGCAAATCCACGGCTGGGCGGGTCCCTCCTCCCAGTTTTGGGTCAGAATCCCAGGATTACGGAGAATCCTGAGCTGGAAGTACCTGGGAGGATCAGAATCCCACTCCTGGCCCTGGATAGGGCACCCTAAAATCCCagcccgtccctgtccccaccgGGAATGTCACcgttccctggggagcctggtcagtgccccaccaccctctgggtgaaaaacctctTCCTAAAATCCAGCCTAACCCCAGAATTCCCTGGATCCTTTTCAAATTTATTAATGGAGATTTTGGACAATCCTGCTCCCAGTTCGAGCCTCAGCGGGGTGCGGCTGGATGGGGTTATCCCGGCTGGATGGGGTTATCCCGGGATTCAGGAGAGCGGCTGGATGTGGTTATCCCGGGATTCAGGAGAGTGGCTGGATGGGGTTATCCCGGCTGGATGGGGTTATCCCGGAATTCAGGAGTGCGGCTGGATGGGGTTATCCCGGCTGGATGAAGTTATCCCGGAATTCAGGAGTGCGGCTGGATGCAGTTATCCCGGGATTCAGGAGAGTGGCTGAATGGGGTTATCCCGGCTGGATGAAGTTATCCCGGGATTCAGGAGTGCGGCTGGATGCAGTTATCCCGGGATTCAGGAGAGTGGCTGGACGGGGTTATGCCGGGATTCAGGGGTGCGGCTGGATGGGGTTATCCCGGGATTCAGGAGAGTGGCTGAATGGGGTTATCCCGGCTGGATGAAGTTATCCCGGGATTCAGGAGTGCGGCTGGATGTGGTTATCCCGGGATTCAGgggtgcagctggggctggagcctcAGAGGGGTGCAGCTGGAAAATATCCAGGTTATCCCATGGACAGCCAGGCGGGAATCGGTGCAGAGGCACAAAATGCTGGGTCCAAGGAGATCTCAATTCCCAACCCTGATCCCGGCCCTGATCCCGGCCCTGATCCCCCTTCTATCCCATTCCCTCATCGctcccacagccaggaggagctCCCTGGGGTGATCCCACTGGGAATACCCggggaaggaaggagctggtGGGATCTCGGGGCACCAAAGGATCCCGTCCCTGGAGGCAGTGCCCAGCAAATCCCAGTCTGGAATGCCAGAGGACTCGAATCCCAGTCTGGAATGCCGGGGAATCTTCAGTCCCTGTTCCCCCAGTgccttcccccatccctgccacatccctgctccctggggctggaatATCCCCCAGGAATCTGCACCTCATGGCGGAGCCCCCGTTTGGGATTCCCACTTCCCCAGCCTTCCATCCCTGGGGACATTCCTGGGATAACCTCCGGAGCCGGGGTCATTCCCGAGGGGCGCAGGAGGGTGGGATTCCCATTCCTTGGGTTTATCCCGGTTCTTCTCCTTTGCTGTGCCCGTTTTGGGTCCGGATGCGCTTCCAGAGAGCCCAAAGCTCTTCCCTGAGCGCTGTCCCCTCTCCCGCcgcatcccagctcccatctgggatggatggagctCCAGAGGGTGGGAACgtgggaaaggctcttccctcTGCGCTCCGGGATGGAAGGAGGAGGTtctgccctgccccgccccaCTGAGCCCCACCCGGCCCTTCCCGGTTCCTCCCCTCCGCCGGGAGCTGTCCAGGTGTTGTTTTCCCAAGGaattcccagggctgggagccggTGCCCATCCCATTCCCGCGATCCCAGCGCTCCCAGGTGTTGTTTTCCCAAGGAAGAATTCCCAGTCCCCGTCCCATTCCCGCGGGTCCGGCCccattcccgggatcccagCGCCCCCTTTCCTTCCCGCACAGCTGGGATTTGTTGGGATTGTCCCGGCTCCTCGGAGAACTCCTGGAatttggggagcagggcagcctcGGGAGAACAGCGCgttcctggctctgcaggctcCTGAGGGAAATCCGGGAAGTTTCTGCTCCACGagctaaaaaatcccaaaaaaatcccaacggCAATCTCCGGATCCGGACCGGGCCAAAGGACAAATCCCGGACGCTGCTCCGGAGCCTCGGGGGTGACAACGGCGACAcgggaagggcaggaggggacacaAATCCCCGGGAATTCGGGAGCGCTGAGCTCCGGGAAAGGCTCCCGGTGACAAAGCGGGGACAGTTGTGGGGCGgggatgtggcaggagggaaGGTGGCACTGCGGGGTGGTGGCACCTGGCACggctcctgccagccccggcGGGGCCACCGCGCCGGTGACCGCGTGGGGACACCGAGGGGGGACGGGGGACGGGGACACACGGATGGGGTGGCCGGAAAAGGGGGCGTGGGGACACACGAGGGGACAGAGGGGCACACCCACGAGGGGGTGGGGACATCGGAGagggcaggaaaagggggatggggacagccagggggaCGGGAAAGGGGGGACGGGGACATCCAGGGAGGGCAGGCGGAGGGgtctggggacacccaggggaaggggacacggggacacccaGGGCGCTGTGGGAGGGGTGTCCCCACGGGGAGGAGCTCGGGGGTGGCCGAGTCCCTCCTTCCGTGCCAAGGGTGACGCCGCTGGGACCTGGCCCTGTGCCCGGCAGGCGCTGTGACCGTGTCCCCTGTCCGGCAGGAGCTGTCACCTTGTCCCCTGCCCGCTGGCTCGGGCCAGCGCCCTGTCCTGGCAGCGCTGGCACTGCCCCAATGTGTCCCCACCCACGCCtggccagggcagtgccacAGCGAGAGCCACAGCCAGGGCACCTCCTGTGccccgtccccgtgtccccgtgtccctctgtccccgtgtccctctgtccctttgtccctctgtccccgtGTCCGGGCCGTGCTGTGTCCCCGTGCCGGGTCTGTTCCCGCCCGGGGCTCCCTCAGGAAGGGACAATCCCGGCCCCGCCAAGGTGTTTCCTGCGCTCCCTGATAGGGCCGGGCAGCCGCGTCCGGAGCCACCCCACAGCTGGGCACtgaccccagagctgggcactgaCCCCAGAGCCGGGCACTGACCCCAGAGCCGGGCACTGACCCCACGGACCCCACAGCTGGGCACtgaccccagagctgggcactgaccccacggaccccagagctgggcactgaCCCCAGAGCCGGGCACTGACCCCACGGACCCCACAGCTGGGCACTGACCCCAGAGCCGGGCACTGACCCCAcggaccccagagctgggcactgaCCCCAGAGCCGGGCACTGACCCCAGAGCCGGGCACTGACCCCAcggaccccagagctgggcactgaCCCCAGAGCCGGGCACTGACCCCAcggaccccagagctgggcactgaCCCCAGAGCCGGGCACTGACCCCAcggaccccagagctgggcactgaccccagagctggacacgccacaccccgtgtcccccgcagtccccctgtgcccccctgtCGTCGTCCCCTCTCGCTGTCCCGGTGCCTCGGGCTGTCCCCGCCGTGGCGGGCAGGCCGAGGGCGGTGTCCCGGCGGGGCCGGGTGTCCCTTCCTGGCAGGAAAGGGGCCGAGCTGCCGGAGCCGGGAGTTTCCTGCGGGATCGGCCCCGCGGGCGCCAGGAGCGGAGCGGCCGCCGGCGGAGCGGGGGCACCGCGCCAGGTACCGGCAccgggggggtccggggggggtccgggggggtcCGGCCGCACCCCGAGCGCGAGGTTGGGACCGGGACCACCGGAGCAGagccgcccggtgccccccgcggggctggggcggtgccggtgccgcgcCCCGGGGTCACCGGGCGGGTTGGCCCCGGAGCTCTGCGGGGTTCGGGGGGTTCGGGGGGCACCGCAAAGGGCCCGCTGCGGGACGCGCTGGAGGTCGGCGCTGCCCCCCCGGTCCCCCCCATGGCtcatcccagggctggggagcgaatccccgggccgggcgggggggggtgggggggggggtgctgggggaccCCGAGAACCGAGGGGGTTGGGGAAGCAGCACCGGGGGGCAGAGCAGCGGCGGCTCGGGGGGTACCGGGAGAGCCCCGCGGAGCCGCCGAAGTTTTCCGTGCGCCCGCCCCTTCCGTGCGCACCGGGCTGGCCGTTGCCATGACAACCCCTAAAACCGAGCCCCGCtgccggcggcgggggccgagcTCGCGGGGGATCCGCCGTgcgcgccgctcccgcccggccccgccgccgccgcccccgccccgagccgctcccgccccgctccgccgccggcggccgccgcGGCGATGGTGGCTCGGGCCGCGCAGCCCCGCAGGTAACGGGAGCCACCGGCGAGCGCGGAGAGCTCGGGGGGTCGCGCTCGGGGGCTCCCGGGGGCGGCGCCGCGTGGGGAGCGCGGAGGCGGCCGTGGGATGCCGAAGGcagcgggggcggcgcggggctcGGGATGCGCGGGGGAGGCGCGGGGGACGCGCCGGGCACGGGCCGTGGGTGCCCGCGGAGCGTTCCGCGGGTGGGTGCCCGGGATGGGCGGGGGGgagatggggagggggggggggcggcTGCGGGCTGGAGGCCAAGGCTCGGCATTCCAGGCTGGCAAACGGGGAGCTGGGAACGGGCAGCGAGGGCTGGGATGAGCCCCGGGCGCGTGGGATGCGAAGTGCGGCTGTTtcgggggagaaaaaaaaaaaaaaaaaaagaagcctggGATCGGCAGGGAACGGGATGTGCTCGGGGTTTGCAGCGAGGAGAGCCGGAGccgggaatttttttttttgggggaggggggggggggatttgccTGGGAATGGGAGCCGGCAGCTGGCGGAGGGTGCAGCGGAAGCGTTTGGGGTGGCGGGGGGGGGATTTCTGGCCGAGGCCTGGCGCTGATTTTGTGCCTTCCCCTTTTTGGGGTTTGTGTAGGATCGGGGGGATCCCCCCTCGCGGCTGTGCTCAGAGCCCCGGGTTTCTGCGTGTGGGAGAGCTCGAGTTGTGCCGGGAGTTCTCTCAGGGGGTGCTGGACAGCCCCGAGCGTGGGATTTATGGGATTCGTGGGATTTGTGGGGTTGTGTTCCTTTCTGGGCCTCAGCCGGTGAATTTGTTCAAtcctcagctgctggaaaagtgaattcgcccctctctgctcttcctgtCCCGGGTTTGAGGAAGGAGatcccagagctgagcaggtGCAGGTCCCCTCTGGACCTCCCCTGGATAAACTTCCCTAAAAACTTCTGTCCTTCTGTCCCAGGAGTGACCCGTGGGTGGCGGAGGCAGcaaattccccaaatttctCTTCGGAGCTGCTCTTACATAACTCGGAGAGCTCCTGGATGGGGCCGAGCTGGCCCTGCCAAGGGGGCGAGGCCAGAGGGGCACAAAAGCCACCAAGGAGGGGCCTTTTATTCCCGGAAAATTATCCTGGAATGCTTTggctggaagggagcttaaagctcGCCCcgatccatgggcagggacacttttccccatcccaggttgctcctcgagcacttccaaggatggggcaccGCTgttatttgggctttttttcgtTGTTGCTGGACACCCTGTGAGCCCTAAATACCCCCTCAAATGGATAATTCCCGAATACTCTTAATATTTGGGAATTGCAGCATGGGTAACTCCCGGCCGAGCCGCCTGCGTTCGGCCCTGTGCCGGTCACTCGCGCTCTGGAGTGGcacaaaaacccccccaaaaaaacccccccgacccccccccccaaaagcGCTCCCAGACCCGAGCGGCCCCGCACTACACCGGGAAGGTTCTGCCGAGATTTCCAGCCCCTAAAAATTCCCAGCGCTGCCTCCCCCGCGCGGCTCCACGTGCGGGTGGCGAGGCACGTGTGGAGTGCGAGTGCGGGCTGGCGAGTGCGGGCTGGGGGCGGCCACGGCCGGGGGGGCTGCCCGGGCTGCTTCTCCCGTCTCCTGCATTCCAGGGAGGCAGCCTcggctccttttcctctctcctggatTCCAGGGATGCAGCCCGGGCTCCCTTTTCCCGTCTCCTGCATTCCAGGGAAGGAGCCCGGGCTCCCTTTTCCCATCTCCTGCATTCCAGGGAAGGAGCCCgggctccttttccctcctctcctggattccagggatgcagcccgggctccctttctccttcctcagtATTCCAGGGAGGCAGCCTCGGCTCCTTTTCCCATCTCCTGCATTCCAGGGATGCAGCCcgggctccttttcctccctcctggaTTCTAGGGATGCAGCCTTTTCCCATCTCCTGCATTCCAGGGAAGGAGCCCGggctccctttccctcctctcctgcatTCCAGAGAGGCAG from Corvus hawaiiensis isolate bCorHaw1 chromosome 4, bCorHaw1.pri.cur, whole genome shotgun sequence harbors:
- the LOC125325186 gene encoding acrosin-like: MCSGALIHPQWVLTVAHCFFRPGNISRWEVVIGATDLTQPGPEVELRHIRRLLVHQHYVATAARNNIALLELAQPVECSDYIQLACVPDSSLAVPELKTCYIAGWRAAPGSAPGPRLALQEAKVRLMDAQLCNSSRWYGGALHPQDLCAGYPRGGIDTCQGDSGGPLVCKDNVGDYFWLVGLASWGRGCAGAKRPGIFTSTQHFHTWIQVQMGLLPPEADLPPPEPIPTPAPPPAEPEPDYDLSDLENPEESEDFTAVSFQLQILGKFLNLLLELLQFLKGEKA